The Candidatus Binataceae bacterium genome has a window encoding:
- a CDS encoding PhoH family protein: protein MRIGVNGSTLRISGGHPEQALAGKVLGELYEIVKQGHPIYPSDVEYSVRILRADRNVELKDIFLDTIYISAHKRVISPKSVNQKRYIDAIRNHDIVFGIGPAGTGKTYLAMAMALASLMKNQVTRMVLCRPAVEAGERLGFLPGDLAEKVNPYLRPLYDALHDMVDFDRARRMLERGTIEVAPLAFMRGRTLNDSFIILDEAQNTTSEQMKMFLTRLGYNSKAVITGDITQIDLPSGKLSGLKEARTVLARTEGISFVYFDERDVVRHRLVQAVISAYEAAAEGRVADDPDATDNHSEG from the coding sequence GTGCGCATCGGAGTCAACGGCAGCACCCTGCGCATCTCCGGTGGCCATCCGGAGCAGGCGCTGGCGGGCAAGGTCCTGGGCGAGCTTTACGAGATCGTCAAGCAGGGCCATCCGATCTACCCCAGCGACGTCGAGTACTCGGTCCGTATCCTGCGCGCCGACCGCAACGTCGAGCTTAAAGACATCTTCCTCGACACCATCTACATCTCCGCGCACAAGCGGGTGATCTCGCCCAAGAGCGTCAACCAGAAGCGCTATATCGACGCGATTCGCAACCACGACATCGTCTTCGGTATCGGTCCCGCCGGCACCGGCAAGACGTACCTGGCGATGGCGATGGCGCTGGCGTCGCTGATGAAGAACCAGGTCACGCGGATGGTGCTGTGCCGACCCGCGGTCGAGGCGGGCGAGCGGCTGGGCTTCCTGCCCGGCGACCTCGCGGAAAAGGTCAATCCCTACTTGCGGCCGCTGTACGACGCGCTGCACGACATGGTGGACTTCGACCGTGCGCGCCGGATGCTCGAGCGCGGCACGATCGAGGTCGCGCCGCTCGCCTTCATGCGCGGACGCACGCTCAACGACTCCTTCATCATCCTCGACGAGGCGCAGAACACGACCTCCGAGCAGATGAAGATGTTCCTCACGCGCCTCGGCTACAACTCCAAGGCGGTGATCACTGGCGACATCACGCAGATCGACCTGCCGAGCGGGAAACTCTCGGGGCTCAAGGAGGCGCGCACCGTGCTGGCGCGCACCGAAGGGATCTCGTTCGTCTATTTCGACGAGCGCGACGTCGTCCGCCATCGCCTGGTGCAGGCAGTGATCAGCGCCTACGAGGCGGCCGCCGAGGGCCGGGTCGCCGACGATCCGGACGCTACCGACAACCATTCCGAAGGATAG
- the lnt gene encoding apolipoprotein N-acyltransferase has translation MNGPLNTPARLFLCLLSGIALGLGFPKFDFGLLAWVAFVPLLLAVEGQAPRRVFGYAWVQGFACNLVALYWVEFTLHHFAGVNPVLATGPLLLLAAIEALYTGLPIWAAELTTARLRLPIFVTLPIVWPAIEWLRSIDAPIAFPWDLVGYTAYRSLPLIQFAEITGVYGVSALIVFFNAVIFVVLFERHSRRTQTWSLGFLTAVMVAVLVFGTIRIDELRAERPADRIRVAMVQGDIPQSIKWDPSFLDASFNIYARQTAQAAHHHVDLVVWPEAAAAFFFQPDAIYPPRFAGDALYRERLLKLAESTGVPILFGAPALGRAPDGSIGTHNRAYLVSAEGKVAGYYDKIQLVPFGEYVPFRAVLGFVVNRIVHGFGDMLPGTIQTLFDVKGARLAVLICYESIFPDLTRRAVKGGADILVNITNDAWYGKSSAPHQLLAMAALRTVETKVPMVRVANTGISAIIRPDGRITARTPLFKRGTEIEDVAWRPRRTIYTVVGDLFSEICFALTVIGLLLAILRGPGADAAPSPIAGALSRNGHG, from the coding sequence TTGAACGGCCCCCTCAACACCCCGGCGCGCCTGTTCTTGTGCCTGCTCAGCGGCATCGCGCTGGGTCTTGGCTTTCCCAAGTTCGACTTCGGCCTGCTCGCATGGGTGGCATTTGTGCCGCTCCTGCTGGCGGTCGAGGGCCAGGCGCCGCGACGGGTGTTCGGTTACGCGTGGGTCCAGGGGTTCGCCTGCAACCTGGTGGCGCTCTACTGGGTCGAGTTCACGCTTCATCACTTTGCCGGTGTCAATCCGGTTCTCGCGACGGGGCCGCTCCTGCTGCTCGCGGCGATCGAGGCACTGTATACGGGGCTCCCGATCTGGGCGGCCGAGTTGACGACCGCGCGCCTGCGCCTGCCGATCTTCGTCACGCTGCCGATCGTGTGGCCCGCGATCGAATGGCTGCGCAGCATCGACGCACCGATCGCCTTCCCCTGGGATCTGGTGGGTTACACCGCTTACCGCAGTCTGCCGCTGATCCAGTTTGCCGAGATTACCGGTGTCTATGGCGTCTCGGCGCTGATCGTGTTTTTCAACGCCGTCATCTTCGTCGTGCTCTTCGAGCGCCATTCGCGCCGCACGCAGACCTGGAGCCTGGGCTTCCTTACCGCGGTGATGGTCGCAGTGCTCGTCTTCGGCACGATCCGGATCGACGAGCTTCGCGCCGAGCGGCCGGCCGACCGGATTAGGGTTGCGATGGTGCAGGGCGATATACCGCAGAGTATCAAGTGGGACCCGAGCTTCCTCGACGCCAGCTTCAACATCTACGCCCGGCAGACTGCGCAGGCCGCCCACCATCACGTCGATCTCGTCGTATGGCCGGAAGCGGCGGCCGCCTTTTTCTTCCAGCCGGACGCCATCTATCCGCCGCGCTTCGCCGGCGACGCGCTCTATCGCGAGCGCCTGCTCAAGCTCGCCGAGAGCACCGGCGTTCCGATCCTGTTCGGCGCGCCCGCGCTGGGCCGTGCTCCCGACGGCTCGATCGGCACGCACAACCGGGCCTACCTGGTTTCGGCCGAGGGCAAGGTCGCGGGCTATTACGACAAGATTCAGCTCGTCCCCTTCGGCGAATACGTCCCGTTCCGCGCCGTCCTCGGCTTCGTCGTCAACCGCATCGTGCACGGCTTCGGCGACATGCTCCCGGGCACCATCCAGACGCTCTTCGACGTCAAGGGCGCACGGCTCGCGGTGCTCATATGTTACGAGAGCATCTTTCCCGACCTCACCCGCCGTGCGGTCAAGGGCGGCGCCGACATACTGGTCAACATCACCAACGACGCATGGTACGGCAAAAGCTCGGCGCCCCATCAGTTGCTTGCGATGGCGGCGCTGCGCACGGTGGAGACGAAGGTCCCGATGGTGCGGGTGGCCAATACGGGGATAAGCGCGATCATCCGTCCCGACGGTCGGATCACCGCGCGCACGCCGCTGTTCAAGCGCGGCACCGAAATCGAGGACGTTGCATGGCGCCCGCGGCGTACGATCTACACCGTCGTCGGCGACCTGTTTTCAGAGATCTGTTTCGCGCTGACCGTAATCGGCTTGCTGCTCGCCATCCTGCGCGGGCCGGGCGCCGACGCCGCGCCCTCGCCGATTGCCGGCGCGCTTAGCCGCAACGGCCACGGCTGA
- the ybeY gene encoding rRNA maturation RNase YbeY codes for MIALRSEAGRGRRYAARLRADARRLLAACGLGACELSVVIAGDEFVRALNRDFRGKDRATDVLSFSLLEEAVEPAQRAATPRAARVGDAGDGAAGVGRGVCRAPRPPGRLPAGAQAGMLTPRPGMLLGDVVISADTAERQARRLGVEVAARMRALLVHGVLHLLGYDHERSPAEARRMFARERELAATLAGAVGGAAARARGCRRPAHGAGRRRSR; via the coding sequence GTGATCGCGCTGCGATCCGAGGCCGGGCGCGGACGGCGCTACGCGGCGCGGCTGCGCGCCGACGCGCGCCGGCTGCTGGCGGCGTGCGGGCTGGGGGCGTGCGAGCTGTCGGTGGTGATCGCGGGCGACGAGTTCGTGCGCGCGCTCAATCGCGATTTTCGGGGCAAGGATCGAGCGACCGACGTGCTGTCGTTCTCGCTGCTGGAGGAGGCGGTCGAACCCGCGCAGCGCGCGGCGACGCCGCGCGCCGCGCGGGTTGGAGACGCGGGTGACGGTGCGGCGGGCGTGGGGCGCGGCGTCTGCCGGGCCCCACGCCCGCCCGGGCGTCTGCCGGCCGGGGCGCAAGCCGGCATGCTTACGCCCCGGCCGGGGATGCTGCTTGGCGACGTCGTCATCTCCGCCGACACTGCCGAGCGCCAGGCGCGCCGCCTCGGCGTCGAGGTGGCCGCGCGAATGCGCGCGCTGCTGGTGCACGGCGTGCTCCATCTGCTCGGCTACGACCACGAACGCTCGCCGGCCGAGGCGCGGCGGATGTTCGCGCGCGAGCGCGAACTGGCCGCCACGCTGGCCGGGGCTGTGGGCGGGGCGGCGGCGCGCGCTCGCGGGTGCCGCCGTCCAGCCCACGGCGCCGGCCGGAGGCGCTCGCGATGA
- the prfB gene encoding peptide chain release factor 2, with amino-acid sequence MSKLAPKSSGGVFDLARLKARHEELLKETAKPGFWDRPEAAQATLKEHDRINERLAGFERLNSALEEARLFLAMAAEEGAEDSEAAHEATAALAKARAELERQELEVMLGGEYDRLGAIVSIHPGAGGLEAQDWAEMLLRLYLRWAERHGYKTDLADLQPGEGGGIKSATFTVEGDYAYGYLKAEAGIHRLVRISPFDAAARRHTSFASVFVFPAIDDKVEVVINPADLRVDTFRASGAGGQHVNKTDSAVRMTHIPTGIVVSCQNERSQHKNRAMAMKILRARLFELEERKKREQLEQFTKDKKEITWGSQIRSYVLQPYRMVKDHRTGVEIGNADAVLDGAIDPFIEAYLMGVRKAGAESAPA; translated from the coding sequence ATTTCGAAGCTCGCACCGAAAAGCTCGGGAGGCGTCTTTGACCTTGCCCGCCTCAAGGCTCGCCACGAAGAACTCCTGAAGGAAACCGCCAAGCCAGGATTTTGGGATCGCCCCGAGGCCGCGCAGGCCACGCTCAAGGAACACGATCGGATAAACGAGCGGCTCGCCGGCTTCGAGCGGCTGAACTCCGCGCTCGAGGAGGCGCGGCTGTTCCTCGCGATGGCCGCCGAAGAAGGTGCCGAGGACTCCGAGGCCGCGCACGAGGCAACGGCGGCGCTCGCCAAGGCGCGCGCCGAGCTCGAGCGCCAGGAGCTCGAAGTGATGCTCGGCGGCGAGTACGACCGCCTCGGCGCGATCGTCTCGATCCATCCCGGCGCCGGTGGGCTGGAAGCCCAGGATTGGGCCGAGATGCTGCTCCGGCTGTACCTGCGATGGGCCGAGCGGCACGGCTACAAAACCGACCTCGCCGATTTGCAGCCGGGCGAGGGCGGCGGAATCAAGAGCGCGACTTTCACTGTCGAGGGCGACTACGCTTACGGTTACCTCAAGGCCGAGGCCGGAATTCATCGCCTGGTGCGGATCTCGCCCTTCGACGCCGCTGCGCGCCGCCACACCTCGTTTGCTTCGGTTTTCGTCTTCCCGGCGATCGACGACAAGGTCGAGGTCGTGATCAACCCCGCCGACCTGCGCGTCGACACCTTCCGCGCAAGCGGCGCGGGCGGCCAGCACGTCAACAAGACCGACTCGGCCGTGCGGATGACCCATATTCCGACCGGAATCGTGGTGAGCTGTCAGAACGAGCGCTCGCAGCATAAGAACCGCGCGATGGCGATGAAGATCCTGCGCGCGCGGCTGTTCGAACTCGAGGAGCGCAAGAAGCGCGAGCAGCTCGAACAGTTCACCAAGGACAAGAAGGAGATCACCTGGGGCAGCCAGATCCGATCCTACGTGTTGCAACCCTACCGGATGGTCAAGGACCATCGCACCGGGGTCGAGATCGGCAACGCCGACGCCGTGCTCGACGGCGCGATCGATCCGTTTATCGAGGCTTACCTGATGGGCGTGCGCAAGGCGGGCGCCGAGTCGGCGCCGGCGTAA
- the alaS gene encoding alanine--tRNA ligase, with amino-acid sequence MRWTIDKVRQSFLDFFRERGHQIVPSAPLVPKGDPTLLFTNAGMVQFKDYFLGIRTPASTRVADCQKCLRISGKHNDLEAVGRDSYHHTFFEMLGNWSFGDYYKREAIEFHWKLITEVWGIPAERLWATVYKDDDEAEQAWLDHGFLPRARILRFGEKDNFWEMGETGPCGPCSEIHIDRGAAAAKDCTHPGTECAVNVDGCSRYIELANLVFIQYNRDAAGKLTPLPMKHVDTGTGLERVTAVLQSLETGKVLGNYDIDLFQQIIASIDDVVGRIGDHFIYGRDGLASQAVGTSFRAIADHARAIAFLVAEGLRPGNTEREYVLRRLIRRAATHGRYLGIKAPFLAEIERSVIKGMGEAYPELEAQPICDVVTDEEGRFGETLDRGLELLHPELRRLYVSRQRTLSGDLAFKLYDTYGFPLDLTQDIARRFLGDWPIEVDVAEFNRLMAEQRERARAARKEEAGAPAIKLEAGATSRFVGHHRYEAESEVIAAHREGDGRIILVTAETPFYPEGGGQIGDRGVIETADGTILEVLDTRKGDGVILHIGRLIRGEPGEFERGRRVHLSVDRTRRDAAMLNHSATHILHYALRDVLGPGVHQAGSLVAPDRLRFDFSHSGPVGEGDLSTIEEEVNARIRENAEVTTEEMAYDEAIKAGALAFFGDKYGDRVRVVRMGDFSVELCGGTHVSRTGDIGFFKLEAESGVAAGVRRIEAVTGQGALETIRRRERILAELGSHLGAREEAVLERLERLLAREKELEKKLRALEQKLVAGDGGAGAGAEQVREVGGVKVVTRRVEGVDARALREMADRLRQKHRSAVVALGAVADSKVALLVAVTPDLTARIKAGDIVRQIAPMVGGSGGGRPDFAQAGGRDPSGLDAALERVAALVG; translated from the coding sequence ATGCGCTGGACAATCGACAAAGTGCGCCAGTCGTTCCTTGATTTTTTCCGGGAGCGCGGCCATCAGATCGTGCCCTCGGCGCCGCTGGTGCCCAAGGGCGACCCGACCCTGCTGTTCACCAACGCCGGGATGGTGCAGTTCAAGGACTATTTCCTCGGCATCCGCACGCCCGCCTCGACGCGCGTCGCCGATTGCCAGAAGTGCCTGCGGATTTCCGGCAAGCATAACGACCTCGAAGCCGTCGGCCGCGACTCCTATCATCACACTTTTTTTGAGATGCTCGGCAACTGGTCGTTTGGCGACTATTACAAGCGCGAGGCGATCGAGTTCCACTGGAAACTGATAACCGAGGTCTGGGGCATTCCCGCCGAGCGCCTGTGGGCGACGGTCTATAAGGACGACGACGAGGCCGAGCAGGCTTGGCTGGACCACGGCTTTCTGCCGCGCGCGCGAATCCTGCGTTTCGGCGAGAAGGACAATTTCTGGGAGATGGGCGAGACCGGGCCGTGCGGCCCGTGCTCGGAGATCCATATCGACCGCGGCGCGGCGGCGGCAAAGGACTGCACGCATCCGGGGACGGAGTGCGCGGTCAACGTTGACGGATGCTCGCGCTACATCGAGTTGGCCAACCTGGTTTTCATCCAGTACAACCGCGACGCGGCGGGCAAGCTGACGCCGCTGCCGATGAAGCATGTCGATACCGGCACCGGCCTGGAGCGGGTGACGGCAGTGTTGCAGAGTCTCGAAACCGGCAAGGTGCTGGGCAATTACGACATCGATTTGTTCCAGCAGATAATCGCCAGCATCGACGACGTTGTGGGGCGCATAGGCGACCATTTCATCTACGGGCGAGATGGCCTGGCCTCGCAAGCAGTTGGCACGTCTTTCCGCGCGATCGCCGATCACGCGCGTGCTATCGCCTTTCTGGTTGCCGAGGGCCTGAGACCCGGCAACACCGAGCGCGAGTATGTGTTGCGGCGCCTGATACGGCGGGCCGCAACGCACGGCAGATACCTGGGAATTAAAGCCCCATTCCTTGCGGAGATTGAGCGGTCTGTTATCAAAGGTATGGGAGAAGCATATCCCGAGCTAGAGGCTCAGCCCATCTGTGACGTAGTCACGGACGAGGAGGGGAGGTTTGGCGAGACGCTCGACCGCGGGCTCGAATTGCTCCATCCCGAGCTTCGTAGGCTGTACGTTTCGAGGCAACGAACGCTGTCAGGAGACCTCGCCTTCAAGCTGTACGACACATACGGATTTCCCCTTGATCTCACGCAAGACATCGCGCGCCGTTTCCTTGGTGACTGGCCGATCGAAGTAGATGTCGCCGAGTTCAATCGCCTGATGGCGGAGCAGCGCGAGCGGGCGCGTGCCGCGCGCAAGGAAGAGGCCGGCGCGCCCGCGATCAAGCTCGAAGCGGGCGCAACTTCGCGCTTCGTCGGACACCATCGCTACGAGGCCGAGTCCGAAGTGATTGCGGCCCACCGCGAGGGCGACGGCCGCATCATCCTGGTTACCGCCGAGACGCCCTTCTATCCCGAGGGCGGCGGCCAGATCGGCGATCGGGGCGTGATCGAGACCGCCGACGGCACAATCCTGGAAGTCCTCGACACGCGCAAGGGCGACGGCGTCATCCTCCATATCGGACGGCTCATCCGCGGTGAGCCGGGCGAGTTCGAACGCGGGCGGCGGGTGCACCTCAGCGTAGATCGCACTCGGCGCGACGCCGCGATGCTCAACCATTCGGCGACCCATATCCTGCACTACGCGCTGCGCGACGTCCTTGGCCCCGGGGTCCATCAGGCGGGCTCGCTGGTCGCGCCCGACCGCCTGCGCTTCGACTTCAGCCATAGCGGCCCGGTGGGTGAGGGCGACCTCTCGACGATCGAGGAGGAGGTCAACGCGCGCATCCGCGAGAACGCCGAGGTTACGACCGAAGAGATGGCCTACGACGAAGCGATCAAGGCTGGTGCGCTCGCGTTTTTCGGCGACAAGTACGGCGACCGTGTGCGCGTGGTGCGGATGGGTGACTTCTCGGTCGAGCTGTGCGGGGGCACCCACGTCTCGCGCACCGGCGACATCGGATTCTTCAAGCTCGAGGCTGAATCGGGGGTCGCCGCCGGCGTGCGCCGAATCGAGGCGGTGACGGGACAAGGTGCGCTGGAGACGATTCGCCGCCGCGAGCGCATCCTCGCCGAGCTGGGCTCCCATCTAGGGGCGCGCGAGGAAGCGGTGCTCGAGCGCCTGGAACGGCTGCTCGCACGCGAGAAAGAGCTGGAGAAGAAGCTCCGCGCGCTCGAACAAAAACTCGTCGCCGGCGACGGCGGGGCCGGCGCGGGGGCCGAGCAGGTACGCGAAGTCGGCGGAGTCAAGGTCGTGACTCGCCGGGTCGAGGGCGTGGACGCGCGTGCGCTGCGCGAGATGGCCGACCGCTTGCGTCAGAAGCATCGCTCGGCCGTGGTTGCGCTAGGCGCGGTCGCGGATAGTAAAGTCGCGCTGCTGGTTGCGGTCACGCCCGACCTTACCGCGCGGATCAAGGCCGGTGACATAGTCCGCCAGATCGCGCCGATGGTCGGCGGGTCGGGCGGCGGGCGGCCAGACTTTGCCCAGGCCGGCGGGCGCGATCCCTCGGGACTCGACGCCGCGCTGGAGCGGGTCGCCGCGCTCGTCGGATGA